Genomic DNA from Halobaculum sp. MBLA0147:
GGTCGCGAGCGAACTCCGCGCTCGGAGAGACCAGTTCCGACCCGTCCCGTCCAGTCTGCGCCCGCCACTCGCCGACGTAGCGGAGGTCTTGGATCGCGGCGACAGTGTCGGCGAGGTGCTGTTCGACACTCTCACCACGTCGAACGTGCTCTAGTCCCTCCGTCGCTCGCTCTCGAGCGTCGTCTATCAACCACTCGAAGGAGTCGCTCTCGTCGCTCATATCTCCGTGGTTAACCGACAGATCGTCTTTACTCCCTCACCGATGGTACTGTGAGTGTAGCGAGGGATCGTCCCCGTCCGTCGGTTCTGCTCGTCGGGTCGTCGGCCCACGTAGTCGACCACCGTTCGGCGCGACTCACTGGCCGAACAGTGCACGTTCGATCACCGCTCGGAGTGACCCGAACCGGTTCTCCGTCGCACTCGGTCCAGCGGTCCCACACCCGACAGCCACTCGTCACTCACGTCGCCGGCCGTTCCAGGTGCTCGGTACCCGTCGATCTCGGCGTCCGTCAGATCGTACCGGTCGTAGAACTCGGTGTGCTGGTAGCGGATCGTCTGTCTGAACAGGCCGTGTCCGAGCACGCGGAACGGGTCGGGTGGTTCGACTCCCAGTCGGAGGTACGCGTCTCGGACCTGACAGGTGAGGTGGTGTAACACCATCCCCTGGAAGACACCTGCCGACAGTGGCTCGTCGAGAGTCACTTCCGGTGGGAGGAGTTGGAGCCGAGCGTCTGTAGGCTCGTCTCGCGCGTGTGTTCGCTCCCCGGCCGTCGCCTCCTCGACACCCGTCTCCTCTCGCGTCTGGTAGAACACGTCCGGGGTCGACACTTCGAGGATCGGGTCGCGTCCGTCGAGGTGCGTCTCGACACGCTCACTCAGTCCCTCGAGTACGTCGTAGTGGTCCGTCACCCCACCCACGATGTCACTCGGGTCGAACGCTCGTGGGTCGTCCAGGTAGCTCTCGAAGTCGAGCCCGGTGAACAGATCCGCACGGACGACGAGCCCGCCACCGGCGTCGTGGTACGGACCGTCGACGACGGGATCGACCGTCGGACACACCACACTGTTGTACTGCCGTCTGCAGGCGCCGAAGTGGTGCTCGAACGTCTCGACGTCGAGCAGGAACACGGCTCCGACGACGTGAGCGAGCCACTCGGGAGTCGAGCGGCGCTCGAACGTCGGGTACCCACGTTCCCGCTGGACGTAGTACCGGGCGTAGTACTGTGCTCGTTCGATCCGGATTCTGTCGGCGTGTGTGTATCCAGATGGTCCCTTCGAGTAGCCATCCTGTTTGTAGCCGGTGATCTCGCCTGTTCTGTCGAGATCGATCAGGTGCTCTACGTCGGCGTGGTCGATAACACTGACCCCGACAACCTGCTCCCCCTCTCCAGTTATCTCTGCTCTCATCGGTTTCCTCGCTGACTCTGTGCTTGTTCTGGCTCTTCATCGGTCTCGAATGCATCGGAGCCGATCGTTTCGAAGAAGGCCTTCGCTCGCTCTTCGACACCGAGTGCTCTACACACTTCCCGTACGAGGTAGATGTCGCTTCGGTTGAGCTTGTCCTTACTCACCTTGATCGATCCACCGACCGCGATCGTGATCCCGAACGCGAGCCCCGTACTGAGGCCGAACTCGGTGGTCAACGTGTCGACGACAGTCTTCGTGGTACCGGCCGCAACTGCGTACTCCGCGTACAGATACGCCTCGCGGAGACGCTCCGAGTCTACGTCTTCGTCGGTGGTCAGAGGGGTCAAGTCCGCCTCTTCGAGACCGGTTCCGACCTCGTCCAACGAGACATCGCCACGGAGCAGATCACGACGTGTCTTGTCGACTCGCTGGACGTACACCTCGGTGTCGGCGAGTTTCTGAATCCCGAGTCGCTCATCACCCACGCTCTCAGAAGTACGGGAGTAGTTCGTATCGATGGTCTGTCCACCCGGCTCTACCGTATCGTTAGAGAACGGGCGGATCGTGACAGTCTCGTCAGGTGTCGACTCGCGGCGACCGAAGAACGGACTGTGTGTCGCCGACAGTGGGCACTCGGAGTGGCTCGAACTCTTCACGTCTCAGTCTCCTCCTCTGTGGACTCCAGTATCTCGTACAGGGACGACACGGGGTCCTGATCTGCTGGGCGAGGCTCGTCTCGCTCTACCACTCGTTGAATTGCCCAACCCGTCTCCCGCTCGTGAGTCAGCATATCGAGGAGTTCCATCAGCGTATCCTCACGTTGTGTCTCCTCTTCGAGCGGAAGTTCCCAGACGTGCTCGAGGAGACGACACACCACCCTCGCCTCGTTTCGAACTGTCGGGTCATCGAGAAACCGGTCGATCACCTCTTCGAGACCGAGTTCCGGCCGAAGAACGTCCTCGTCTTCGATCCGCTCCAGTTCGTGTGTGTTCCCGATGTCGTACTCCTCTAGTAGCTGTCGTACGCGAGTCGAGAGAATCAGTCGTTCCCCGAAGTCCCCAATCTCTTCGTCGTACACGTTCCCGATACCGAAGTCGTCACGATAGCCGGTCCCAGTCACCTCCAAGCCGTACACTGGAGGGATAGTCTCGTTCGGGTGCTCGTGCTCGAAGTGATCGGTCGTCTCGACAGAGATGTCCGACAGTTCGTACCCGGTGAGCGACGAGTCGTTGAGCCCGTCACCGAGAGCCTTCGTAATCAAGTAGCCTTCCTCCCACTGGACCAGATCGTCACCGGGCCACCACTCTACGTGTGGAGACTCGATGGGTCCGTCGAGATCGTATCCGCTTCTGTTCGGGTCAACGTACACCGGCTCGATGTAGAAGTACTCAGTCACTCTCAGATCCCTCCGTGTACATCTCCGGGAGGAAGTGGTGTCCGAGTTCTCTGTCTAACTCTTCGACCCTCTCCAAGAGATACTCTCTGATCTCTCTCCGTAGTCGCTTCACCTCTTCGGGAACCTCTGGCGACTCGACACGGGATGCTGCTTCACGGGGAGAGAGTTCCTCTGGATCGTCGCTGACGTGTCTTCGATACGCTCTCGACCACTTCCGCTCTAGCTTTCTGAGTTCTGCATCTCGGTACACCCGATTCCACTCGACACGAATGACACTCTGGTGTAACTCCGCCTGCACGTCGTTCGGGATGCCTCTGAGGTTCTCGACGGAGTGCATCTCTCGGGGGGAGAGCAGTCCTGGGAAGAATGGTCTACCTCCTGGTTGAATGATCTGCTGTTCGATGGCGTGGTGAACGTTTCCGACCAGGTTCTCTTCGAGTTCCTCGACATCGTAGAGTTCTGGGTAGGCCGCTTCGAACACGTCGCGGTGCACCCCATCGGCAGTTGGATCTCTTTCGTCGCTGATTTCCCCGATTTCCAGCTGCTCGTCTCCAGTCACCTCCGCAGGGTGTGCGAGGTTCTCGTCTGGTGCAGCGTCGATCTCCTCGGTCGCCGACTCACGCGCTTCCAACAGTTCTCTGTACTCCTCGTACTTCCGCCGCTGGAGCAGGAGTGCGACGCTGTCACCGGTGTCGAGATTCGCCGATGCGTCGGGACCCGGATCGGAGACCTGCTCGCCCGTCGGGAGTCTCGCCACACCGTCTGTCTGTTGGCGGACGTGCGCTAATTCGTGGGCGAGGACGTGTTGCCCCTCCGCGGACTCAGGGTCGTACTCGCCAGCGCCGAAGGCGACGTGGTTGCCGACGGTGAACGCCCGCGCGTTGATCTGCTCCGCTGCCGCGGCCGCCTTCGGACCGGTGTGGATCCGTACGTCACCGAGCGAGTCGCCCATCCGCTCTTCGACGGCACGCTGGATCGAGGTGTCCAACGGTCGGCCGGGTGAGGAGATCACCTCACGCACGGAGTCGGGAACGCCAGCGTCTCCGTCGGGACCACGACGCCGGTCTCTGTTGACTTTGCCGGTGTTGTCCATCCGCGAGAGCCGGTTGAAGTGCTCGATGTCCCAGGGAATCGGCGTCCCCTTCCGGTCGCGGAACCGCTGCATCTTGGTCTTGTGGCCCATCGCGGCGATGGGCATCCCCTCGTCGATCCACCGGAGAACCTGCCCGCCGTACCCCTTCTCTAGCCGCTGGAGTTCCTGGAGTTCGTCGACGCTCGAGATCTCCCGACCGTAGTACTCCTCGATGTCTTCCTTCGTCGTCGGGCCAACGGTAGTCGGACCCACGTCCGCACGCGACGGCCACCGCTGCGGGCCGTCGCTCTCGCCGGACTGGTCACTGTCCGTCTCGGTCCTCTTTCCTCGATCACGCAGTGCCTGGTATCCCATCGTCCCTTGCCGGTTGGTGTGTCTGCTCGTAACTTGATTCTTCCCACTGAGTGTGGATTCAGTTGTAGATCACGACCAACCGTCACTGGGCGACGACTGCGAGTCACTACACACTGACAGCTAATCCCAACACAACCACAGCTATTAACAACCAGCGAGCACAACACCAAGACACGACACTGCGGGGTCGTCACTGCTGAAAAAGTGGCAGGGTGCTGGAACACCCCACCTCCGCAGTGTCGTGGGCTACCACGACAATGTGTTCGAACGATTCTCCGTCTGAAAAGGATGACGGGACGACCGAAGTACAGCCACTGCTCGACAGCTACGATACCCACCTGGAGACACTGCGCTTGCTCCCACTGCCGCAGTACCGCAGTAGGGAACTCCACGCCGCGACGGAGGCGATCCGGGACAGACTCGCAGCCAGCGGCTTCGTTCCCCCGACGCAACTCCAACACCTCCTGTGCGTCGTCGCCGAGGCGATCGACGACGTACGCGCCGCCGCGACGGGCGAACCCGACAGACTCCCCGAAGCGCCACGCTACCCGGTCGGCACACCACGCGACGAGTACGCGATGACACCCGACGAGCGCGAGACGGTACTCGACGGACTCACGAGCCTCCAGTTCACACTCGTCGAGACACCGACCCTCCCCGACGGCTGGAGCGAGCGACTCCGCGAGGGGGACCGGCCGACGGCGTGATCCCGACGCCGGAGACGGGTCGACACCGGCGGCGTCACACTGGGTGACGACCGTGCACCACCCTGTCGCCACTTCCGCACCACCGCCCATCCAACCACGGACGCGTCTCGCCGACCCCACCGACGCGACCCGCTACAGTCCGCCACGCCGGGAACACAAACGTTTCAACCACGCCACGGCTCCAGTCGTGTAGATGTTCGACGACACGCCGGGGCGTGGCCGCCTCGCACGCGGGCTCGCCCTCCTGGTGGTGGTGTCGCTGTTCGCGCCCGCCGGGGTCGCTGCCCTCTCCCCCGACTCGGGGGGAACACCCGGCCAGGTCGGGCTGGAGCCGGGGACGGTGACCCAGCCGGCGGACAACGCGACCGTGGTCGGGATCCAGGGGTTCCACTTCCAGGGACAGGGGTCGACGAAGAAGCCCGCGCGTGTCGTCTCTGCGGGCCCGCAGGGTGAGACGAACTGGGTGTTCGACGGCGGGCCGTACGACGCGACGTGGTTCTACGACGTGGACCCACTCGCGAACGGGAACTTACTCGTCGTCTCGACGAACCCCGAGGGGACGCTGGTGATGGAGTTGAACCGCTCGACGCGGGAAGCCGTCTGGAAGGAGCGGTTCGACATGAAGGACACCCACGACGTGGACATGCTCCCGAACGGGAACCTCGTGATCGCGAACATGCGCAACTGGGACAACGAGACCCAGGTCAGCGACGACCGGATCGTGATCTACGACCGCGAGAGCGAGGAGTTCGTCTGGGAGTGGACGTTCCGGAACCACTACCCCAACTCGACGGACGGCGGCTTCTCCGAGGACTGGACCCACGTCAACGACGTGGACCGGATCGGTGACGGCCGGTTCCTCCTGTCGCCGCGCAACTTCGACCAGGCGATCGTCGTCGACCGCGAGAGCAAGGAGATCGTGGAGCGACTCGGCGAGGACGGCGACCACGAGACGATGTTCGAGCAACACAACCCCGACTGGCTGGTGAGCGAGGCGGGGAACCCGACGATCCTCGTGGCCGACTCCGAGAACGACCGTGTCGTCGAGTACACGAAACGCGACGGAGAGTGGGAGCGGATCTGGACCGTCGGCACCGGCCAGCTGTCGTGGCCGCGCGACGCCGACCGCCTGCCGAACGGGAACACGCTGATCACGGACTCGCTGAACCACCGCGTGATCGAGGTGACGCCACGGGGTGAGATCGTCTGGGAGTACTACGCCACCTGGGGCGCCTACGAGGCGGAACGGCTCGGGACCGGCGACGAGTCGAACGGCCCGACGATGACCGACCAGGGTGTGTCGGGGTCGTACCGCCTCACCGGGAGTGCGGGCCTGATCGAGGGCACCGGCGACACGAACACCTTCGCGGCGACGGTCCAGAACACCTTCGCGGGGACGCCGGTCGGCGGCGTCGCGACGGAGTTCGCCGTGACGTGGTCGCACGTCACCCCGTGGGTCCAGCCCGTCTGGATGGACTCGTGGGCGTTCGCGTCGCTGGCGGCCGGCCTCCTCGTTGCGCTGGCCTGGGGCCTCGTCGAACTCGTGCTCGCACGACGGCGGCTGGTCGAGTTCGTGCGTGGCGTGGCCGGGTGAGATCGCGGATCACGTGGCGGAGTGCGGCCGTAGATCACGTGCCGGAGTGAGTTCGTGGATCGTGTCCGACAGTTTCTCGCGTGTGTCCCAACCGAGACCGAGACGTGCCCGTTCGACGGCAGAACCGCCGAGTGACCCGTCCGAGCGTGGCCGCGTTCCGCAAACACCTTATACGCACGTAGACCAAACCACGGACGACGACTACCAATGCCGAGACCCGAAGTTCTCGAACGAGTGAAGGAGGCCGAAGCCGAGGCCGAGGAGATCGTCGCCGAAGCCGAGTCCGACCGCGAGGAGCGGATCCAGGAGGCTCGGGCCGAGGCAGACGAGATCCGCGCCGAGGCCGAGGCGGAGGCCGACGAACTCGAGGACGAGCGGCTCGCAGACGCTCGCGAGGAGATCGACGAGAAGCGCGAGCAGATCCTCGAGGAGGGACGGACAGAACGCACGGAACTGATGGACCGCGCACGCGACCGCCAAGAGGAGGCGGTCGAGTACGCGGTCGAGCGGTTCGAGGAGGCGGTGCATGCTCAGACCTGAGCAGATGAGTAAGGTCTCGGTCACGGGCTCCCGCGGCGTGATGGGGGACGTGATCGAGGCGATGCACGACCTCTCGACGGTCCACCTGACGGAGTACGACGGCAACTGGGAGGGGTTCGACCAGGGTGTCTCCACCGAGGGCGCCGAGGAGGCCGCCGACAAGCTGGTGACGGTCCGGTCGCTGCAGTCGCAACTCGGCGTCGAGGAGAGTGACGCCGGCCCCTCGCGGATCGTCACCGACGAGGCGCTCGACGAGGAGCTGGAGGAGGTCCGCACGGAGGCGAACCGACTCGACGACCGCCGGGAGGAACTGAAGAACGAACTCCGGCGCGTCGACGAGCGGATCGACGGGATCGAGCCGTTCGTCGAGTTGGGAATCGACGTGGACCTGTTGAGCGGCTACGACAGCCTCCAGGTCGCCGTCGGCGAGGGTGACGAGGCGGCCGTCGAGGAGGCGGTCGTCCAGTCGCCCGCCCTCGACGAGTACCAGATCTTCTCCGGTGGCGACGTGCTGGCGGTGTTCGCGCGCCCGTCGAGTTCGGCCGAGGCGGACGCGCTGGCGGACGTGCTGGTGAGCGCGGAGTTCGCGGCCATCGAGGTGCCGGAACTGGACGCGGACGAGAACACGGCGCCGGAGGCGTACCACAAGCGGCTCCAGGCGGACCGTCAGGAGTTGGAGTCGGAGATCGAGGCCGTCGAGGCGGACCTCGAGACGCTCCGCGAGGAGTGGGCCGGCTTCCTGTTGGCGGCCGAGGAGGAACTGGCGATCCGCGTCGGGAAGGCGGAGGCGCCGTTGTCGTTCGCGACGACGGACAACGCCTTCGTCGCCGAAGGGTGGATCCCGACGGAGGAGTACACGGAGTTCGCGGGCGCGATCTCGGACGCGGTCGGTAACGGCGCCGAGATCGAGGAACTCCAGCGAGCCAGCTTCGGGCCGGACGGCGAGGTCGTCCGCGAGGACGTGCCCGAGTCCGTCCGCGAGGCCGGTCGCCGCGAGCCGCCCGAGACCGACACCGACGAGACGGAGCAGACGGCCGAACGGCAGCGAGCCGTCGCGGACGGCGGGGTCACGGCGGACACGCCGGTCGTGATGCGGGACGACGACCCGCCGACGGTCCAGAACAACGCCGACGTGGCGAGTCCGTTCGAGCTGCTCGTCCGGATGATCGGGAAGCCGAACTACACGGAGTACGACCCGACGGTCGTGCTCTTCCTCACGTTCCCGGTGATGTTCGGCTTCATGATCGGGGACTTCGCGTACGGGCTGATCTACACGGGGATCGGCGCGTACGTCTACCGGAACTTCGACTCACAGACGTTCAAGGCGTTCGGCGGCATCGCGATCACCGCCGGGCTGTTCACGACGGCGTTCGGGATCCT
This window encodes:
- a CDS encoding DUF4157 domain-containing protein, producing MGYQALRDRGKRTETDSDQSGESDGPQRWPSRADVGPTTVGPTTKEDIEEYYGREISSVDELQELQRLEKGYGGQVLRWIDEGMPIAAMGHKTKMQRFRDRKGTPIPWDIEHFNRLSRMDNTGKVNRDRRRGPDGDAGVPDSVREVISSPGRPLDTSIQRAVEERMGDSLGDVRIHTGPKAAAAAEQINARAFTVGNHVAFGAGEYDPESAEGQHVLAHELAHVRQQTDGVARLPTGEQVSDPGPDASANLDTGDSVALLLQRRKYEEYRELLEARESATEEIDAAPDENLAHPAEVTGDEQLEIGEISDERDPTADGVHRDVFEAAYPELYDVEELEENLVGNVHHAIEQQIIQPGGRPFFPGLLSPREMHSVENLRGIPNDVQAELHQSVIRVEWNRVYRDAELRKLERKWSRAYRRHVSDDPEELSPREAASRVESPEVPEEVKRLRREIREYLLERVEELDRELGHHFLPEMYTEGSESD
- a CDS encoding aryl-sulfate sulfotransferase, with protein sequence MFDDTPGRGRLARGLALLVVVSLFAPAGVAALSPDSGGTPGQVGLEPGTVTQPADNATVVGIQGFHFQGQGSTKKPARVVSAGPQGETNWVFDGGPYDATWFYDVDPLANGNLLVVSTNPEGTLVMELNRSTREAVWKERFDMKDTHDVDMLPNGNLVIANMRNWDNETQVSDDRIVIYDRESEEFVWEWTFRNHYPNSTDGGFSEDWTHVNDVDRIGDGRFLLSPRNFDQAIVVDRESKEIVERLGEDGDHETMFEQHNPDWLVSEAGNPTILVADSENDRVVEYTKRDGEWERIWTVGTGQLSWPRDADRLPNGNTLITDSLNHRVIEVTPRGEIVWEYYATWGAYEAERLGTGDESNGPTMTDQGVSGSYRLTGSAGLIEGTGDTNTFAATVQNTFAGTPVGGVATEFAVTWSHVTPWVQPVWMDSWAFASLAAGLLVALAWGLVELVLARRRLVEFVRGVAG
- the ahaH gene encoding ATP synthase archaeal subunit H; protein product: MPRPEVLERVKEAEAEAEEIVAEAESDREERIQEARAEADEIRAEAEAEADELEDERLADAREEIDEKREQILEEGRTERTELMDRARDRQEEAVEYAVERFEEAVHAQT
- a CDS encoding V-type ATP synthase subunit I; the protein is MLRPEQMSKVSVTGSRGVMGDVIEAMHDLSTVHLTEYDGNWEGFDQGVSTEGAEEAADKLVTVRSLQSQLGVEESDAGPSRIVTDEALDEELEEVRTEANRLDDRREELKNELRRVDERIDGIEPFVELGIDVDLLSGYDSLQVAVGEGDEAAVEEAVVQSPALDEYQIFSGGDVLAVFARPSSSAEADALADVLVSAEFAAIEVPELDADENTAPEAYHKRLQADRQELESEIEAVEADLETLREEWAGFLLAAEEELAIRVGKAEAPLSFATTDNAFVAEGWIPTEEYTEFAGAISDAVGNGAEIEELQRASFGPDGEVVREDVPESVREAGRREPPETDTDETEQTAERQRAVADGGVTADTPVVMRDDDPPTVQNNADVASPFELLVRMIGKPNYTEYDPTVVLFLTFPVMFGFMIGDFAYGLIYTGIGAYVYRNFDSQTFKAFGGIAITAGLFTTAFGILYGEIFGLHLISTYFWEGLVGLKHAPIEKGLSPAGTYWANTWFVVTVLFGVLHLNVGYTLEFLENLQFHGVVEALEESGSWLLMLNGLWLFIFSDLGKATKPDMLFEVFSSGSVSAFELGFTGFPTVVGYVGVGMLAVGLVLLALADPAELVEFHVVLAHALSYLRIGAVLLAKAGMAFAVNLLFFGAYIDGKGEYHFMLQHDAAYVLETKEGATIMFEGLMHGGIALLLVGILVLIVGHLIVLALGVTSSGIQAARLEYFEFFEKFYEGDGVEYEPFGTDRQYTAEE